From a region of the Mus pahari chromosome 12, PAHARI_EIJ_v1.1, whole genome shotgun sequence genome:
- the Socs1 gene encoding suppressor of cytokine signaling 1: MVARNQVAADNAISPAAEPRRRPEPSSSSSSSSPAAPVRPRPCPAVPAPSPGDTHFRTFRSHSDYRRITRTSALLDACGFYWGPLSVHGAHERLRAEPVGTFLVRDSRQRNCFFALSVKMASGPTSIRVHFQAGRFHLDGSRETFDCLFELLEHYVAAPRRMLGAPLRQRRVRPLQELCRQRIVAAVGRENLARIPVNPVLRDYLSSFPFQI; the protein is encoded by the coding sequence ATGGTAGCACGCAACCAGGTGGCAGCCGACAATGCGATCTCCCCGGCAGCAGAGCCCCGACGGCGGCCAGAGCCCTCCTCATCCTCGTCTTCGTCCTCGCCAGCGGCCCCCGTGCGTCCCCGGCCCTGCCCGGCGGTCCCGGCCCCGTCCCCGGGCGACACTCACTTCCGCACCTTCCGCTCCCACTCCGATTACCGGCGCATCACGCGGACCAGCGCGCTCCTTGACGCTTGCGGCTTCTATTGGGGACCCCTGAGCGTGCACGGGGCGCACGAGCGGCTGCGTGCCGAGCCCGTGGGCACCTTCTTGGTGCGCGACAGTCGCCAACGGAACTGCTTCTTCGCGCTCAGCGTGAAGATGGCTTCGGGCCCCACGAGCATCCGCGTGCACTTCCAGGCCGGCCGCTTCCACTTGGACGGCAGCCGCGAGACCTTCGACTGCCTTTTCGAGCTGCTGGAGCACTACGTGGCGGCGCCGCGCCGCATGTTGGGGGCCCCGCTGCGCCAGCGCCGCGTGCGGCCACTGCAGGAGCTGTGTCGCCAGCGCATCGTGGCCGCCGTGGGTCGCGAGAACCTGGCGCGCATCCCTGTTAACCCGGTACTCCGTGACTACCTGAGTTCTTTCCCCTTCCAGATCTGA
- the Tnp2 gene encoding nuclear transition protein 2 has translation MQSLPTAHSHPHSSSRPQSHTSNQCNQCTCSHHCRSSSPSPGPPMKHPKPSMHSRHSPSRPRHRGSCSKNRKTLEGKVSKRKAVRRRKRTHRAKRRSSGRRYK, from the exons ATGCAGAGCCTTCCCACCGCTCATTCCCACCCCCACAGCTCCTCTCGGCCTCAAAGTCACACCAGTAACCAGTGCAACCAATGCACCTGCAGCCACCACTGCCGGAGTTCTAGTCCCAGCCCCGGCCCTCCGATGAAGCACCCCAAGCCATCCATGCACTCTCGACACTCACCTTCAAGACCCAGACACCGCGGCAGTTGCTCCAAGAACAGGAAGACCTTGGAAGGGAAAGTGAGCAAGAGAAAGGCGGTCAGGAGGCGGAAGCGGACTCACAGAGCTAAGAGGCGTAGCTCAG GGCGAAGATACAAGTGA
- the Prm3 gene encoding protamine-3 yields the protein MGSRCAKLSTGHGPAQNTGHSHGHESSMKKLVACVSQDNFSLSSEGEEEEEEEEEEEEEEEEEEQIPVKGKLLLMEPEKQESAEDAEAQPSPEPKQTHS from the coding sequence atGGGTTCCCGCTGTGCCAAGCTCAGCACTGGCCATGGCCCAGCCCAGAACACAGGTCACAGCCATGGCCACGAGTCCTCCATGAAGAAGCTCGTGGCCTGTGTGAGTCAAGACAACTTTTCCCTGTCATCAGAGggcgaggaagaggaggaggaggaggaggaggaagaggaggaagaggaggaggaggagcagatcCCGGTGAAGGGCAAGCTGCTGCTGATGGAGCCCGAAAAGCAAGAGAGCGCCGAGGATGCGGAGGCCCAGCCAAGTCCTGAGCCCAAGCAGACACACTCCTGA
- the Prm2 gene encoding protamine-2, whose amino-acid sequence MVRYRMRSPSEGPHQGPGQDHEREEQGQGQGLSPERVEDYGRAHRGHHHHRHRRCSRKRLHRIHKRGRSCRRRRRHSCGQRRRHRRGCRRSRRRRRCRCRKCRRHYH is encoded by the exons ATGGTTCGCTACCGAATGAGGAGCCCCAGTGAGGGACCCCACCAGGGGCCTGGGCAAGACCATGAACgtgaggagcaggggcaggggcaagggcTGAGCCCAGAGCGCGTGGAGGACTATGGGAGGGCACACAggggccaccaccaccacagacacAGGCGCTGCTCTCGTAAGAGGCTGCATAGGATCCACAAGAGGGGTCGGTCATGCAGAAGGCGGAGGAGACACTCCTGCGGCCAAAGGAGGCGGCATCGCAGAG GCTGCAGAAGATCCcgaaggaggaggagatgcagGTGCAGGAAATGTAGGAGGCACTACCACTAA